A single region of the Tachyglossus aculeatus isolate mTacAcu1 chromosome X1, mTacAcu1.pri, whole genome shotgun sequence genome encodes:
- the QARS1 gene encoding glutamine--tRNA ligase isoform X2, whose product MSPGRRSLQTFSSTVEASITRHRAQLLAERYHFNMGLLMGEARTALRWADGKIIKNEVDMQVLHLLGPKTEADLEKKPKAAKPRPTEPEKKVPGDVVENGEVAPESRSLMEQLRGEALKFHKPGENYKTPGYVVTSNTMALLKQHVEVTGGQVRTRFPPEPNGILHIGHAKAINFNFGYAKANNGICFLRYDDTNPEKEEEKYFTAILDMVEWLGYKPYTVTHASDNFDQLYAWAVELIRRGHAYVCHQQVEEIKGHNPPPSPWRDRPVEESLLLFEGMRKGKYAEGEVTLRMKLVMEDGKMDPVAYRIKYTPHHRTGDKWCIYPTYDYTHCLCDSIEHITHSLCTKEFQARRSSYFWLCNALDVYCPVQWEYGRLNLHYAVVSKRKIIQLVEAGAVRDWDDPRLFTLTALRRRGFPPEAINNFCARVGVTVAQTTLEPHLLEACVRDVLNDGAPRAMAVLEPLRVTITNFPSSKAMDVHVPNFPADETKGLHQVSFSPTIYIEQTDFKEVLEKGYKRLTPNQPVGLRHAGYVISVQNVIKDASGRVIELEVTCSKSDASEKPKAFIHWVSEPLQCEVRVYERLFLHKNPEDPSEVPGGFLTDLNPDSLRVIEGALVDRSVCNAKPFDKFQFERLGYFSVDPDSTDGKLVFNLTVTLKEDPGKM is encoded by the exons GAGAGGCACGTACTGCGCTCAGGTGGGCGGATGGCAAGATTATTAAGAATGAAGTGGATATGCAG GTCCTTCATCTCCTGGGCCCGAAGACAGAAGCTGATTTGGAAAAGAAACCCAAG GCTGCGAAGCCAAGACCTACAGAGCCGGAGAAGAAAGTGCCAGGGGATGTGGTGGAGAATG GTGAGGTGGCCCCAGAATCCCGGTCGCTGATGGAGCAGTTGAGAGGGGAGGCTCTTAAATTCCACAAACCAG GTGAAAACTACAAGACTCCTGGCTATGTGGTCACTTCTAACACCATGGCTCTGCTGAAGCAGCATGTGGAGGTCACGGGTGGGCAG GTGCGCACCCGTTTCCCACCTGAGCCCAACGGCATCCTGCACATTGGCCACGCTAAGGCCATCAACTTCAATTTTGGCTATGCCAAG GCCAACAACGGTATCTGCTTCCTGCGCTATGATGACACGAATcctgaaaaggaagaggagaaatactTCACCGCCATCCTGGATATGGTGGAGTGGCTGG GTTACAAACCATACACGGTGACTCAtgcttctgacaattttgaccagCTGTATGCTTGGGCTGTGGAACTTATCCGCAG GGGCCATGCCTATGTCTGCCACCAGCAAGTGGAGGAGATCAAAGGCCAcaatcccccaccctccccctggcGAGACCGGCCCGTCGAGGAGTCTCTACTGCTCTTTGAG GGAATGAGAAAGGGCAAGTATGCAGAGGGTGAGGTCACTCTGCGGATGAAGCTGGTGATGGAAGATGGGAAAATGGATCCCGTGGCCTACCGTATTAAGTACACCCCGCATCACCgcacaggagataagtg GTGTATCTACCCTACGTATGATTACACCCACTGCCTGTGTGACTCCATTGAGCAcatcacccactccctctgcaccaaagagttccaggccag ACGCTCTTCCTACTTCTGGCTGTGTAACGCGCTGGACGTCTACTGCCCCGTGCAGTGGGAATATGGCCGCCTCAACCTGCATTACGCTGTCGTGTCCAAAAGGAAGATCATCCAGCTGGTGGAGGCGGGTGCTGTCAG GGATTGGGATGACCCCCGGCTCTTCACGCTGACAGCACTACGTCGGCGTGGCTTCCCCCCCGAGGCCATCAACAACTTCTGTGCGCGG GTGGGAGTGACTGTCGCCCAGACCACATTGGAGCCACATCTTCTGGAAGCGTGTGTGCGGGATGTGCTGAATGATGGAGCCCCCCGGGCCATGGCTGTGCTGGAACCTCTCCGTGTCACCATCACCAATTTTCCCTCCAGCAAG GCAATGGACGTTCACGTGCCCAATTTTCCAGCTGATGAGACCAAGGGCCTCCATCAGGTCTCCTTTTCACCCACGATCTACATTGAGCAGACGGACTTCAAGGAG GTCCTGGAGAAGGGTTACAAGCGGCTGACACCTAACCAGCCCGTGGGCCTGAGGCACGCCGGCTATGTCATCTCTGTACAGAATGTCATCAAG GATGCCAGCGGCCGTGTGATCGAACTGGAGGTGACCTGCAGCAAGTCTGATGCCTCAGAGAAACCCAAAGCCTTTATCCACTGGGTGTCGGAACCCTTGCAGTGTGAGGTCCGGGTCTACGAGAGGCT ATTCCTGCACAAGAATCCTGAAGATCCTTCTGAGGTCCCTGGTGGTTTCTTAACTGACCTAAATCCC GACTCACTGCGGGTGATTGAAGGGGCTCTGGTGGATCGTTCCGTCTGCAACGCAAAGCCTTTTGACAAGTTCCAGTTTGAGCGGCTGGGTTACTTTTCGGTGGATCCTGATAGCACGGATGGAAAG cTCGTGTTCAACCTAACGGTGACTCTGAAGGAGGATCCCGGCAAGATGTGA